A portion of the Diceros bicornis minor isolate mBicDic1 chromosome 20, mDicBic1.mat.cur, whole genome shotgun sequence genome contains these proteins:
- the SLC25A42 gene encoding mitochondrial coenzyme A transporter SLC25A42 translates to MGNGVKEGAVRLREDAEAVLSSPISSKSDHRQVLSSLLSGALAGALAKTAVAPLDRTKIIFQVSSKRFSAKEAFRLLYFTYLNEGFLSLWRGNSATMVRVVPYAAIQFSAHEEYKRVLGRYYGFRGEALPPWPRLLAGALAGTTAASLTYPLDLVRARMAVTPKEMYSNIFHVFIRISREEGLTTLYHGFTPTVLGVIPYAGLSFFTYETLKNLHREYSGRRQPYPFERMIFGACAGLIGQSASYPLDVVRRRMQTAGVTGHPRASIARTMCTIVREEGAVRGLYKGLSMNWLKGPIAVGISFTTFDLMQILLQRLRS, encoded by the exons ATGGGTAATGGTGTGAAGGAAGGTGCGGTGCGTTTGCGTGAGGATGCCGAGGCTGTCCTGTCCTCACCCATCTCTTCAAAG AGCGATCACAGGCAAGTTCTTAGCTCCCTCCTGTCCGGGGCCCTGGCCGGCGCTCTCGCCAAGACAGCGGTAGCTCCCTTGGACCGAACCAAAATCATCTTCCAAG tgtCTTCCAAAAGATTTTCTGCCAAG GAGGCCTTCCGACTCCTCTACTTCACCTACCTCAACGAGGGCTTCCTGAGCCTGTGGCGCGGGAACTCGGCCACCATGGTGCGCGTGGTGCCCTACGCCGCCATCCAGTTCAGCGCGCACGAGGAGTACAAGCGGGTCCTGGGCCGCTACTACGGCTTCCGCGGAGA AGCCCTGCCCCCTTGGCCCCGCCTCCTCGCCGGCGCTCTGGCTGGAACAACGGCGGCTTCGCTGACCTACCCCCTGGACCTGGTCAGAGCGCGGATGGCGGTGACCCCAAAGGAAAT GTACAGCAACATCTTTCACGTCTTCATCCGCATCTCCCGAGAAGAGGGGCTGACGACCCTCTACCACGGATTCACGCCCACCGTGCTGGGGGTCATTCCCTACGCCGGGCTGAGCTTCTTCACCTATGAGACACTCAAGAACCTGCACCGAG AGTACAGCGGCCGCAGGCAGCCCTACCCCTTTGAGCGCATGATCTTCGGTGCCTGTGCTGGCCTCATCGGGCAGTCGGCCTCGTACCCGCTGGACGTGGTGCGGCGGCGCATGCAGACGGCAGGTGTCACGGGCCACCCGCGCGCCTCCATTGCGCGCACCATGTGCACCATCGTGCGGGAGGAGGGCGCCGTGCGTGGCCTTTACAAGGGCCTGAGCATGAACTGGCTCAAGGGGCCCATCGCCGTGGGCATCAGCTTCACCACCTTCGACCTCATGCAGATCCTGCTGCAGCGCCTGCGGAGCTAG